The genomic region GTGATGAAGCTGCAGAGTCACTACATGTTATTGTttcgaatgtgtgtgtgtgtgtttcaatacCTGAGTCTCCCCTGTTACAGCTGAGGTTCaccccccccttttcttttgttgtcttCCATAAAGTGTTATTGAGACACTCGTGTTTTCATTGTGAGTGTGGGGATGAGGGTTTCACTGTGCAGGAATCTGCCGAGGTATTGATCTGTGGTGGGTAAATGATCAGGCTCTGTGTGGAAACATGGATGCTCTCTCACAAATGTGATGCTGCTATCAGCATTACATCACTGCTTCTCTGCAGCTAGTCAATCtcacccctcctccccctcctccccctcatgTCCTTAATATCAAAGTGTTGCAGATTttaaaggtgtgtgtgagtatgagacATTGCATTGTGTCAACAGTTTGACACTCTAATCAGCCACAACAATTAAATAGGTAACTGGTTCAAATGTTTTATcgcagtgtgttgtgtgtctctgccctgttttaaactgaattattCTGTGGATTAATTCAATCTGTGATGACATTTATAAacgttttttcctctctctgtgaatCTGTGGCTTAAAACAGTTACTTGTTTAatactctacacacacacacacacacactagctgTATGTTTGAGTTGGTGTAAAATGGctttagagtaaaaaaaaagaaaggtctttgttttcattgccTTTGAGTAAGTCATTTATATGcactggaggagaaaacaaggGGGGAAAACACAAGCTGCGTTCACATACTCCATGTAACACACATAGTGAACACATGTTCATACTTGTTTGACCCGGCACCTACAGTATTGTGCTTTTGCAACATCAAAGTCTTTCTCTGGCTCCCTCACACACTTTTTTGTGCTTCATTCAAAGGGAGGACACTCAAGGACATAATATACCTCTAACCTAACCATCACacctaagtgcctaaccctaaccctaatctttatcctgacctaaacccaattctaaccctaaccgtaaaaccaggtcttaacccccaaaatgccctttaaaacaaaatgtcccttttttttgtcctcacaaagacacacacacacacacacacacacacacacacagaatgctACATTGAGTTTCAGACTTATATTTCCAGCTGAGGAAGCAGAAAACCTGACATTTATCATACCAAAGCCATAATCTCTGTATTTCATTACAGGCACACTTTCAGAGCTTCAGGggattaaatgtgttaaaaaaaaaacactaagtATAAAAATGCAAGACATCAGCTTGTAACATagcaaaataaatgagaaatgtAATAAAGGTAACCAGTTAACCTGGTGTGGTGAAAATAcctacatttatacatttacaatGTCATGGTTTTTGGCTTGAGTTTTTGACGTTTGTGTTCATTTAGGCCTCTAATTCACTGCATAGCAGACAGAGATATTATTATGTTGTGTTTAGTATGTGTGTAACAGGGTGAGGCATTAAAGAAAGAACATAGAAATAGGAAAGAGGATGTCTGTGAAAGTATCTACTCCCTGAGCACTTTCCCTAAAACAATATGCTGATTAAATATTgcttaaaaaaatgcattgtttgttcatttaacaTACTATTTTGAATTTGAGTTAAATGCTAATATTGTAGCATGTCCTCAAAAGAATGTATGTCTTAGTGCTTCATGTTCTGTTGAGACTGGTGTTTAGAGGAACGGGTGCAgtagtgtttgtgttgtttttttttcaaaagtttAAATGATTTGAATTTGTGGACAGGTTTGACAGAAATAGAATGCAGCAGCTCAACCTAAACCCTCACTTATTACAACATGATAACTTCTATGGTCTATTGTAAGGTCATTGTAGGgccttttctgcatggagtttgcatgttctccgtgtgtgtgtgtgtgtgtgtgtgtgtgtgtgtgtgtgtgtgtgtgtgtgtgtgtgtgtgtgtgtgtgtgtgtgtgtgtgtgtgtgtgtgtgtgtgtgtgtgtgtgtgtgtgtgtgtgtgtgtgtgtgtgtgtgtgtgtgtgtgtgtgtgtgtgtgtgtgtgtgtgtgtgtgtgtgtgtgtgtgtgtgtgtgtgtgtgtgtgtgtgtgtgtgtgtgtgtgtgtgtgtgtgtgtgtgtgtgtgtgttttccttccacagtccaaaattaggcaaattggacactctaaattgaccatgagtgtgaaagtggatggctgtttgtctctatatgtggccctgtgatggactggcgaactgtccagggtgtaccccgcctatcgctttgtgtcagctgagattgacacagccctcagaccctcatgtggaggataaagtggtagatgatggctGGTCATTGTAAGTTATTGCTAATCGCAGCAGTTGTAATGAACCTCCAGTGGTGAGAAACCCTCAAACGAACCATCGTGTAATCAAATGTTCAGAGTTGCTGCACCGAAATCCAACACTGTGCGGATGCACTTCACTACGTGGTCCAGTGCCGGTCGTGGATGGAATATCCATCACTAAAACGTCCTCCTCGTCCATCACCCTGCATTTCATTCTGTTGACTACACTGATTCATGAAGGAAGGCttgagacaaacacactcagcaGAATGGAGCAGATGCTCCTGCGgcggctgttgctgctgctgctgctgctgctgtgtcctgGTGTGAGGTCATCATCACGGAGCACGTTCTATGCTAGTCGTGCATCTGTCTCTCGCATGTGTTTCCTTTCCATTGTGTTCACACTTTATAAAGCGGTAGGATGTTTTGCATACACTCCCCACAGGCCTGTGTTTATTCCCGGATGGGCCAGTGTTATTCCCTGGAGCAGTGGTGCTATGGCAGCAGGCCATGGTGTTTCTTTGGCTGCTGGTTTGACTGCTGCAGCATCTCATCTGGCTTCAATGTGACGTCATAAAAGCTCATTTGTTCTGTCAGgatcgtttgtttgttttttaccccGATCGtagagacaaaagagagaaacaagtgagtctgtgtgtgcgtgtcttaAGTAGGCTGTGTGGAAAACAAGGACATATTGGCTTGTCCACGCAACTTTAACGGGGCTTTatgagggttaagacctggttaggttttaagttaaggttaggcgCTTATTTATGATGGTTATGGTTTGGGTAAGGGGCtggagaatgcattatgtctaagAGTGTCCACACAGAGAATACCAAaccattatgtgtgtgtgtgttcttgtatttgtgaggaccaacaatcATATAAACCGTaaagagtgaggacattttggctggtcctcacacctttaaatgactttttggGACCTGGTTAGGGTTCTGGCAGCAGCAGTATGGATCACGCACAACTCTTTGCTCACCACGGATAAAAGAGAATGTTTCTCTCAGTGAGAGTAGCATTGGTGTCTAAGAATAATATTAGTGTACATAGGTGTCCTGTTCCTTTATCAACTTCAGCACATCCTACTGGCAGAAATACTCACAAGCACAACTGATGTAATGTTTGTTCATCTGCAGATTAGTCCTCCTCTTTGCTCTCTAGTGTAATGTTTCCCAGATATCCACAGTAgccctgctgtttttatttttattcaaagatTTATGTTTGTGACAATTAATTGATTTGTAACTGACTGCGACATTAATCCCAAATGTTTTTGATTTCGATCAATCAGTTTGACCATGTTTTCTTATTTCAGcctctaaaatgtgaatttgttttgCTCCTCTATGACAGTAAACACATCTATTATTGCTGACAATTTATGCACAACATTTGAAGGCTGCACttgcttgttttgatttttgctCAATATTGTAAAACCACCAGAATAATGAAACTTGGCAGATcactatattaaaaaaaaaaaaaaaagaattcagttgtgtgttgtgtttgtgatgcatAAACATGCACAAAAGCAGGACTGCAGAGATGAAGCTACTTTGCTTATTCTtctctcctctcgtctctttGTTTTCCAGCAGGCTGCAGTGAGCAGGTGGAGGTCCACACCGAGCGCAGGGGCGTCATCTACAGCCCCTCCTGGCCTTTAAACTACCCTGCTGGAGTCAACTGCAGCTGGCACATCCAGGGAGGACAGGGAGAGGTCATCACCATCAGGTAAGCATCATCACTCTTACACACGCTGCACTCACATGACATatgatgtgtttgtgaatgaTTCACCTGAAATGATCAATGCTCTGCTTTAGCTTCCGTAACTTTGACCTGGCGGAGACGGGAGGTTGTTTGGGAGACTGGCTGCTGCTGACTCCTGTGAGGAATGGGGAGTTCAGGCTGTGCGGCTCCATGCTACCACCGCCCATTATTTCCACCAGGGGGCGCATGTGGCTTTACTTCCACTCGAAGGCCAACAGCTCTGGACAAGCCCAGGGTTTCCGTCTCTCTTACATCAGAGGTAAGACAGACAAGCTCGTATACTGAAGTCATCCTTAATCCAATCCTTAACCTCAGTTATTGAAAACTCTTTGGGTAGGAGTGATTCATGGACTCCTAGCAGGTTGTGTTTTTAGGTGCTGTTTGAATGATAAACATGCAGAATTAAGTCAAACGACCTTTATGTACTGAtgaacaaaatgtaaataatctgAAACATTAGCAATAATATGGTTATtgtcaatgaaaatgaatgaaatgcatGACAATGTGACCAGAGTTTGAATTATTATGCCAAATTCTCACATTTCTACATTAATTGATAAATCTTAACCATATTAGTTGTCGTGCATAGAAACAATCATGGCTCTACTGTTTTGACAGGATGAATGTTCATATCGTGTATCCACTGTGAGCTGGTGAAGATtgaaattaaatgttgaataataCCTCAGGGCATGAAGAGGATTTCTATCgataaaaactgtaaaagtaGATAAGGTAAATAAGGTAAATAAGTGTTAAGTGTAAACCAAATACAGGTTGTAGCTTTAGGGCATTAAGTGTGGCTTCtctattttgttttgattttgtctcTGCACCAAATCCTCTGCATCTTATAAAGAACCACTAAAATTAATTTGTCTAAGCAAACACATTCTACCTGTTAATGTTATCCTCTGCAGGTCACCTCGGTCAGAGCAGCTGTCAACCGGATGAATTCTTATGTGGGAATGGGAAGTGTCTCCCTCGCTCTTGGAAGTGCAACGGTCAGGATGAATGTGGCGATGGCACCGATGAACGCAGCTGCTCCCCGCCTCCCACTGAGGCTCATCTCGGCCTCTGTCCTTTTGCCTCCCTGCCCTGCACTGAGGCTCAGTCCACCCGCTGTCTTCCGGCTGCCATGCGCTGCAACGGAGCACGGGACTGCACCGATGGAACCGATGAGCTCGGTTGCCCCGACACCGCCTGTGGCAAACACCTGAGAAACTTCTATGGTTCCTTTGCTTCCCCAGATTTTTTCCGGCCTAACCGCAGCACTGCGTCAGAGCTGACATGTTCCTGGCTGCTGGACACCCAGGACCCCAAACCCATCATGCTGCAGCTGGACCTGCAGCTTGGGCCCAGAGACTCGCTGCATGTGTACGACGGCTTGCTGCAGCAGGCGGAGCATCTTTTACAGGTGCTGTCGCATCATAACAACAGACGCATGGTGCTGCTGGAGTCGAGCCGCGGACAGATGAGTGTGCTGTACATGGCCCAGCCTCACAGCCCTGGACATGGCTTCAATGCTACATATCAGGTAGATAtggtttaaaggtccagtgtgtaagaattaggtAATGGCACATTGtaatacatgtaaacacaggACTTCTCCGCTCACTCTTTCCTAAGACaatcagggaactacagtgaccTTTACATAATAGATTCCGATCCATCCATCTTTATTTATCCCCGTGGGGCAATTGAGAGTGCAGAGAGGGCCacatagaaatagaaataataaactAGGAACCGTCCCGGGGCCCCTGCCATTTGTGGCTCGGACCCTAAAAAAGTAAGAGACACAGAACAAGGGAAGGAATAAGTGTCTCAGTGGTGAATGAATTGATGTGCAAAGAATGTGGTAATGGTCTAGTTGAAgataatagtataatatatactgtatataatataatactatgCATTTTCAGCTAAAGCAGTAggtcatgtacagtatatgtattaaagggatattaataatgataatagacTAGCTGCCGGAAAACACcttaaaggcttattctaaggctgcAAAAAACAGTTATGGGATATATACTTAATTTCTACCCTTCATGTTACGTGACCTTTTAAATCTTTCATTCATGTCCATTGTCCTTCATATGATCTTAAAGTGGATCTTTAAGCTCACCCTACGTTTTAATCTCCTCGTTTTTTCTATTTATCTTAAAGAAATCAACACTTCTGATTAGTTGATAGAGAAATTGACGCAGAGAAAACACTTGTGTGTCGTCATCCACTTGGTGTCTAGAtggtgacatacagtatatctcctcctccctcttagGTCAAAGGATACTGCTTTCCCGGTGAACACCCCTGTGGCAGTGACCAGGGCTGTTTCTCTGAACGCCAGCGCTGCGATGGCTATTGGCATTGCCCCTCTGGCCGCGACGAGGAAGCCTGCCCAACATGTCCCGACGGGGAGTTTCCCTGTGAGGGAGGTGCAGGCATGTGCTACCCAGCCTCGGAGCGCTGCAACAACCAGAAGAGGTGCCCCGATGGGTCGGATGAGAAGAACTGCTACGACTGCCAACCTGGAAACTTCCACTGTGGGACTAACCTGTGTATCTTTGAGACGTGGCGGTGCGATGGCCAGGAGGACTGCTTAGACGGGAGCGATGAAAGAGACTGCCTGGCTGCAGTTCCCAGGAAAGTCATCACTGCCGCCCTGATCGGCAGTCTGGTCTGCAGCCTGCTGCTCGTCATTGCCCTCGGCTGTGCTCTCAAACTTCACTCACTCAGGAGCAGGGAGTACAGGTGGGTCACACTTAAGGCCGTACTCTGCGAGGGCTGCGAGAAAAGAATGACGTCATTCTTTTGTTTGGGAGTTCTTGCATCGTGTTCTTGACACATCATCTGGGCAGAACCTTTTTCTTGTGTGGTGTCCAGCAGCTATTGTGTCATTGGCCAGGAATGTGAAGTGGGCGtggttaatgcagaaatgttgtcattccctATGAGTTCTGCCCTTGAGTTTCTTgtgaagtatgaaatgtcctgaccagaactaactttgttcttgttATTGCCACCTCGAGAAAAAGgaacattattacatttagtATGTCAAGGTCTTTGGTGTCGGAATTAAcctgt from Solea solea chromosome 5, fSolSol10.1, whole genome shotgun sequence harbors:
- the lrp3 gene encoding low-density lipoprotein receptor-related protein 3 isoform X1 yields the protein MGLTVLLLLLLLGLLWFRCSPLCAAGCSEQVEVHTERRGVIYSPSWPLNYPAGVNCSWHIQGGQGEVITISFRNFDLAETGGCLGDWLLLTPVRNGEFRLCGSMLPPPIISTRGRMWLYFHSKANSSGQAQGFRLSYIRGHLGQSSCQPDEFLCGNGKCLPRSWKCNGQDECGDGTDERSCSPPPTEAHLGLCPFASLPCTEAQSTRCLPAAMRCNGARDCTDGTDELGCPDTACGKHLRNFYGSFASPDFFRPNRSTASELTCSWLLDTQDPKPIMLQLDLQLGPRDSLHVYDGLLQQAEHLLQVLSHHNNRRMVLLESSRGQMSVLYMAQPHSPGHGFNATYQVKGYCFPGEHPCGSDQGCFSERQRCDGYWHCPSGRDEEACPTCPDGEFPCEGGAGMCYPASERCNNQKRCPDGSDEKNCYDCQPGNFHCGTNLCIFETWRCDGQEDCLDGSDERDCLAAVPRKVITAALIGSLVCSLLLVIALGCALKLHSLRSREYRAFETQMTRMEAEFVQREAPPSYGQLIAQGLIPPVEDFPVYNPTQASMLQNLRVAMRRQIRRHSTRRSSSSSPFQRHLGHLWGRLIRSRGRARGHIPLLDSPGPTQIILGLHSYRTVGEQGPPVRARDQLGDEDDVMVGMSGSSCLATMGLQPCTPESPASPLSSQSVDSPDDEDLLPVCEEEARTPLSEPPTAGHSDSSAHSEHRPTPQEASMPLCHPRLSKKLVLELAVNFQGVSLRRYSPLGPLSPISPPVFSSSSLTPLTQSHSQSPEVTSPTGPLLSPVKAEDTNSHFTVQMPSRDRRNRDERRRRREGKSRLSTFSRTLNDEGGGSEREATSS
- the lrp3 gene encoding low-density lipoprotein receptor-related protein 3 isoform X2, whose translation is MGLTVLLLLLLLGLLWFRCSPLCAGCSEQVEVHTERRGVIYSPSWPLNYPAGVNCSWHIQGGQGEVITISFRNFDLAETGGCLGDWLLLTPVRNGEFRLCGSMLPPPIISTRGRMWLYFHSKANSSGQAQGFRLSYIRGHLGQSSCQPDEFLCGNGKCLPRSWKCNGQDECGDGTDERSCSPPPTEAHLGLCPFASLPCTEAQSTRCLPAAMRCNGARDCTDGTDELGCPDTACGKHLRNFYGSFASPDFFRPNRSTASELTCSWLLDTQDPKPIMLQLDLQLGPRDSLHVYDGLLQQAEHLLQVLSHHNNRRMVLLESSRGQMSVLYMAQPHSPGHGFNATYQVKGYCFPGEHPCGSDQGCFSERQRCDGYWHCPSGRDEEACPTCPDGEFPCEGGAGMCYPASERCNNQKRCPDGSDEKNCYDCQPGNFHCGTNLCIFETWRCDGQEDCLDGSDERDCLAAVPRKVITAALIGSLVCSLLLVIALGCALKLHSLRSREYRAFETQMTRMEAEFVQREAPPSYGQLIAQGLIPPVEDFPVYNPTQASMLQNLRVAMRRQIRRHSTRRSSSSSPFQRHLGHLWGRLIRSRGRARGHIPLLDSPGPTQIILGLHSYRTVGEQGPPVRARDQLGDEDDVMVGMSGSSCLATMGLQPCTPESPASPLSSQSVDSPDDEDLLPVCEEEARTPLSEPPTAGHSDSSAHSEHRPTPQEASMPLCHPRLSKKLVLELAVNFQGVSLRRYSPLGPLSPISPPVFSSSSLTPLTQSHSQSPEVTSPTGPLLSPVKAEDTNSHFTVQMPSRDRRNRDERRRRREGKSRLSTFSRTLNDEGGGSEREATSS